A single region of the Brassica rapa cultivar Chiifu-401-42 chromosome A03, CAAS_Brap_v3.01, whole genome shotgun sequence genome encodes:
- the LOC103858631 gene encoding monocopper oxidase-like protein SKU5 translates to MDVLKILLLMFFVNSRFCSAADPYSFYNFEVSYITASPLGVPQQVIAINGKFPGPTINVTTNENLVVNVRNKLDEGLLLHWSGIQQRRVSWQDGLAGTNCPIPPKWNWTYEFQVKDQIGSFFYFPSLHFQRASGGFGSFVVNPRSVIPVPFSTPHGDITITIGDWYTRNHTALRKALDDGKDLGMPDGVLINGKGPYQYNKTLVPDGIDFETITVHPGRTYRLRVSNVGISTSLNFRIQGHNLVLAESEGSYTVQQNYTSLDIHVGQSYSFLVTMDQNASSDYYIVASARIVNETIWRRVTGVGILHYTNSKGKATGHLPPGPQDEFDKTFSMNQARSIRWNVSASGARPNPQGSFKYGSINVTEVYVLRNMPPVKINGKRRTTLSGISFVNPSTPIRLADKHKVKGVYKLDFPKRPLTGPPRRETSIINGTYRGFMEVILQNNDTKMQSYHMSGYAFFAVGMDYGEWTENSRGTYNKWDGIARSTIQVYPGAWSAILISLDNPGAWNLRTENLDSWYLGQETYVRVVNPDENNKTEFGAPANVLYCGALSKLQKPQKISSSATRSIEFTKVSMVVMALVMMLLL, encoded by the exons ATGGATGTGCTCAAGATCCTGCTTCTTATGTTCTTTGTGAACTCAAGATTCTGCTCTGCTGCAGATCCATATTCTTTCTATAACTTCGAAGTTTCTTACATTACCGCTTCTCCACTTGGTGTTCCTCAACAG GTCATTGCTATAAATGGAAAGTTTCCTGGTCCTACAATCAATGTCACGACCAATGAAAACCTGGTCGTGAATGTGAGAAACAAATTAGACGAGGGGCTTCTTCTTCACTG GTCTGGAATCCAACAGAGACGTGTCTCCTGGCAAGATGGACTAGCAGGAACCAACTGTCCAATCCCACCAAAGTGGAACTGGACTTATGAGTTCCAAGTTAAAGACCAGATTGGTAGTTTCTTCTACTTCCCATCTCTCCATTTCCAAAGAGCTTCCGGTGGTTTTGGCTCCTTCGTTGTCAACCCTAGATCCGTTATTCCAGTCCCTTTCTCCACTCCACACGGCGATATCACCATTACCATTGGTGATTGGTACACAAGAAACCACACG GCTTTGAGGAAGGCTTTAGATGATGGTAAAGATCTTGGAATGCCTGATGGAGTTCTCATTAACGGCAAAGGACCTTACCAATACAATAAGACTCTTGTTCCCGATGGAATCGATTTCGAAACCATCACAGTCCATCCTG GAAGGACTTACAGACTTCGAGTGTCCAATGTTGGAATCTCAACAAGTTTAAACTTTAGGATCCAAGGTCATAACTTAGTTCTTGCGGAATCAGAAGGATCCTACACAGTTCAACAAAACTACACAAGCTTGGATATTCATGTTGGACAATCTTACTCCTTCCTGGTTACTATGGACCAAAACGCAAGCTCTGATTACTACATTGTCGCAAGTGCTCGGATTGTTAATGAAACCATATGGAGAAGAGTCACTGGAGTTGGAATCTTACACTATACCAACTCTAAAGGCAAAGCAACAGGTCACTTACCACCTGGACCACAAGACGAATTCGACAAAACTTTCTCCATGAATCAAGCAAGATCCATCAGATGGAATGTTTCAGCAAGTGGAGCACGTCCTAACCCACAGGGCTCGTTTAAGTACGGTTCAATCAATGTAACCGAAGTCTACGTTCTGAGGAACATGCCTCCTGTGAAGATCAATGGGAAAAGAAGGACAACGCTTAGTGGCATATCGTTTGTGAACCCTTCTACGCCTATTAGACTAGCTGATAAGCATAAGGTGAAAGGAGTTTATAAGCTTGATTTCCCTAAGAGACCATTAACTGGTCCACCTAGAAGAGAGACTTCCATTATCAATGGCACTTACCGCGGTTTCATGGAAGTCATTCTTCAGAACAATGACACTAAGATGCAAAGCTATCACATGAGTGGCTACGCCTTCTTTGCTGTCGG AATGGACTATGGAGAGTGGACAGAGAACAGTAGAGGAACTTACAACAAATGGGACGGTATTGCCCGCTCAACTATTCAG gtGTATCCAGGGGCGTGGTCAGCGATCTTGATATCTTTGGACAATCCTGGAGCTTGGAATCTAAGAACAGAGAATCTTGATTCTTGGTATCTTGGACAAGAAACATATGTTAGAGTTGTTAATCCAGATGAAAACAACAAAACCGAGTTCGGGGCGCCTGCTAATGTCCTTTACTGTGGTGCTCTCAGCAAGTTACAAAA GCCACAAAAGATATCATCATCGGCGACAAGGAGCATTGAATTCACGAAGGTTTCAATGGTAGTGATGGCTTTGGTGATGATGCTTCTGCTTTGA
- the LOC103858632 gene encoding oxysterol-binding protein-related protein 2B isoform X2, whose product MYVDIRIRPYIKVSVKFLSSRTQSLSPSLVQFPRISAKNLKLPESVVFANRITTLSPISKHNLINQCASYRDFVKTPPESAMPLTRSKSLPSTDAMAENGGSDRQNLSSGRSVAGILHKWTNYGKGWRSRWFLLRDGILSYSKIRRPENVKMLSPSDDVRLIGDNSTDRLSRMYSCSGRGRRKHHKTIGIVHLKVSSYRESKSDNKKFYIFTANKTLHLRTDSRSDRAAWLQALASTRRILPLQSISGDFSFVSPKDLSISTERLKKRLRENGINESLVKECEEIVDSEFSEVQEQIKLLHEERTKLLDALKQLEMANLEAEASGIHESVYQLPNHNYSSLRSGKYSECSTSASSDVFEDISEEDEPSFHDTIECFSEPDAGSENMHFKRRTRLPDPAEKEKGVSLWSMIKDNVGKDLSRVCLPVYFNEPISSLQKCFEDLEYSYLLDQAYEYGKSGNSLLRALYVAAFAVSGYASTEGRHCKPFNPLLGETYEADFPEKGIRFFSEKVSHHPTVIACHCEGKGWKFWGDTNLRSKFWGRSIQLEPVGVLTLEFDDGETFQWSKVTTTIYNILLGKLYCDHHGTMQIRGNRQYSSTLKFKEQSILDRNPHQVNGFVEDVTGKKAATVFGKWNDSLHYVSGDAFNKASASLLWKSTKPPPNVTRYNLTSFAITLNELTPGLEEKLPPTDSRLRPDQRHLEKGEYEKANEEKQRLERRQRMSRKIQESGWRPRWFEPQGESESYKYTGGYWEARNERRWDDCPNIFGEFTEEIADCA is encoded by the exons atgtaTGTAGATATTCGCATAAGACCATATATAAAGGTCTCAGTCAAGTTTCTCTCAAGTCGTACGCAATCTCTCTCCCCCTCACTCGTTCAATTTCCACGAATCTCTGCGAAAAATCTGAAGCTTCCAGAATCGGTCGTCTTCGCCAATCGGATCACCACTCTATCTCCGATCTCGAAGCATAATCTCATAAATCAATGCGCTTCGTATCGCGATTTCGTTAAGACTCCTCCCGAATCGGCGATGCCTTTGACTAGATCGAAGAGTCTCCCATCGACGGATGCGATGGCGGAGAACGGTGGATCCGATCGGCAGAATCTATCGTCGGGGAGATCGGTCGCCGGGATCCTCCACAAGTGGACTAACTACGGGAAAGGGTGGAGATCCAGGTGGTTCCTCCTCCGCGACGGAATCCTGTCTTACTCCAAGATCCGCCGGCCGGAGAATGTGAAAATGCTGTCCCCTTCCGACGATGTGAGGCTGATCGGAGATAATTCGACTGATCGGCTATCGAGGATGTATAGCTGTAGTGGCCGTGGCCGCAGGAAACACCACAAAACCATCGGCATTGTTCATCTCAAG GTTTCATCTTACCGGGAAAGCAAATCTGATAACAaaaagttttatatatttacgGCAAACAAGACTCTTCATTTGAGGACTGATTCAAGGAGTGATAGAGCAGCATGGTTACAAGCTTTAGCATCTACCAGACGTATCTTACCTCTTCAGTCTATTAGTGGGGATTTTTCCTTCGTATCACCAAAGGATTTATCCATATCTACTGAGAGGCTAAAGAAACGGTTGCGTGAAAACGGAATAAACGAGAGTCTCGTAAAAGAGTGTGAAGAGATCGTGGATTCAGAGTTCTCCGAAGTTCAAGAACAAATTAAACTTCTACACGAAGAACGTACAAAGTTACTTGATGCACTCAAGCAACTAGAG ATGGCTAACCTTGAAGCTGAAGCCTCAGGGATCCATGAAAGTGTCTACCAGTTACCAAATCATAACTATTCCAGCTTAAGAAGTGGAAAATATAGTG AATGCAGTACAAGTGCTTCATCTGATGTGTTTGAGGATATCTCCGAGGAAGATGAGCCTTCCTTCCATGACACTATTGAGTGTTTTAGCGAACCTGATGCTGGTTCCGAGAACATGCATTTCAAGAGACGAACAAGGCTTCCTGATCCAGCAGAGAAAGAGAAAGGTGTTAGTCTCTGGTCTATGATTAAGGACAACGTTGGAAAGGATCTATCGCGAGTTTGTCTTCCTGTTTATTTCAATGAACCAATATCATCTCTCCAAAAGTGTTTCGAAGACTTGGAGTACTCTTACCTCTTGGACCAAGCATATGAATACGGAAAATCC GGGAACAGTCTCCTTAGAGCCTTGTATGTTGCTGCGTTTGCGGTCTCTGGTTATGCTTCCACTGAAGGCCGGCACTGTAAACCTTTCAACCCCTTGCTGGGAGAAACTTATGAAGCCGACTTTCCAGAAAAAGGAATTCGTTTCTTCTCTGAAAAG GTCAGCCACCATCCAACAGTTATCGCCTGCCATTGCGAAGGTAAAGGATGGAAGTTCTGGGGAGACACAAACCTGAGGTCGAAGTTTTGGGGGAGATCGATTCAACTTGAACCCGTTGGAGTCTTGACACTTGAGTTTGATGATGGAGAGACTTTCCAGTGGAGCAAA GTAACAACAACTATATACAATATCCTACTTGGTAAACTGTACTGTGACCACCATGGGACAATGCAAATCCGTGGGAACCGCCAATATTCTTCTACGCTCAAGTTCAAGGAGCAATCGATTCTCGATAGAAACCCCCACCAGGTTAATGGTTTTGTAGAAGATGTAACTGGGAAAAAAGCTGCAACGGTATTTGGTAAATGGAATGATAGCCTTCACTATGTTTCTGGTGATGCCTTTAACAAAGCAAGTGCCTCGTTGCTGTGGAAATCGACAAAGCCACCACCTAATGTGACTAGATACAACTTAACATCATTCGCAATTACTCTAAATGAATTGACACCTGGTTTGGAG GAGAAGCTACCACCGACAGATTCTAGGCTCCGACCAGATCAACGGCACCTGGAGAAGGGTGAATATGAGAAGGCAAATGAGGAGAAACAGAGATTAGAGAGAAGACAAAGAATG TCACGGAAGATTCAGGAAAGCGGGTGGAGGCCGAGATGGTTCGAGCCACAAGGAGAGAGTGAAAGCTACAAATATACAGGCGGTTATTGGGAAGCACGAAATGAGAGGAGATGGGATGATTGCCCTAACATATTTGGAGAGTTCACCGAGGAGATTGCAGATTGTGCTTAA
- the LOC103858632 gene encoding oxysterol-binding protein-related protein 2B isoform X1, with amino-acid sequence MYVDIRIRPYIKVSVKFLSSRTQSLSPSLVQFPRISAKNLKLPESVVFANRITTLSPISKHNLINQCASYRDFVKTPPESAMPLTRSKSLPSTDAMAENGGSDRQNLSSGRSVAGILHKWTNYGKGWRSRWFLLRDGILSYSKIRRPENVKMLSPSDDVRLIGDNSTDRLSRMYSCSGRGRRKHHKTIGIVHLKQVSSYRESKSDNKKFYIFTANKTLHLRTDSRSDRAAWLQALASTRRILPLQSISGDFSFVSPKDLSISTERLKKRLRENGINESLVKECEEIVDSEFSEVQEQIKLLHEERTKLLDALKQLEMANLEAEASGIHESVYQLPNHNYSSLRSGKYSECSTSASSDVFEDISEEDEPSFHDTIECFSEPDAGSENMHFKRRTRLPDPAEKEKGVSLWSMIKDNVGKDLSRVCLPVYFNEPISSLQKCFEDLEYSYLLDQAYEYGKSGNSLLRALYVAAFAVSGYASTEGRHCKPFNPLLGETYEADFPEKGIRFFSEKVSHHPTVIACHCEGKGWKFWGDTNLRSKFWGRSIQLEPVGVLTLEFDDGETFQWSKVTTTIYNILLGKLYCDHHGTMQIRGNRQYSSTLKFKEQSILDRNPHQVNGFVEDVTGKKAATVFGKWNDSLHYVSGDAFNKASASLLWKSTKPPPNVTRYNLTSFAITLNELTPGLEEKLPPTDSRLRPDQRHLEKGEYEKANEEKQRLERRQRMSRKIQESGWRPRWFEPQGESESYKYTGGYWEARNERRWDDCPNIFGEFTEEIADCA; translated from the exons atgtaTGTAGATATTCGCATAAGACCATATATAAAGGTCTCAGTCAAGTTTCTCTCAAGTCGTACGCAATCTCTCTCCCCCTCACTCGTTCAATTTCCACGAATCTCTGCGAAAAATCTGAAGCTTCCAGAATCGGTCGTCTTCGCCAATCGGATCACCACTCTATCTCCGATCTCGAAGCATAATCTCATAAATCAATGCGCTTCGTATCGCGATTTCGTTAAGACTCCTCCCGAATCGGCGATGCCTTTGACTAGATCGAAGAGTCTCCCATCGACGGATGCGATGGCGGAGAACGGTGGATCCGATCGGCAGAATCTATCGTCGGGGAGATCGGTCGCCGGGATCCTCCACAAGTGGACTAACTACGGGAAAGGGTGGAGATCCAGGTGGTTCCTCCTCCGCGACGGAATCCTGTCTTACTCCAAGATCCGCCGGCCGGAGAATGTGAAAATGCTGTCCCCTTCCGACGATGTGAGGCTGATCGGAGATAATTCGACTGATCGGCTATCGAGGATGTATAGCTGTAGTGGCCGTGGCCGCAGGAAACACCACAAAACCATCGGCATTGTTCATCTCAAG CAGGTTTCATCTTACCGGGAAAGCAAATCTGATAACAaaaagttttatatatttacgGCAAACAAGACTCTTCATTTGAGGACTGATTCAAGGAGTGATAGAGCAGCATGGTTACAAGCTTTAGCATCTACCAGACGTATCTTACCTCTTCAGTCTATTAGTGGGGATTTTTCCTTCGTATCACCAAAGGATTTATCCATATCTACTGAGAGGCTAAAGAAACGGTTGCGTGAAAACGGAATAAACGAGAGTCTCGTAAAAGAGTGTGAAGAGATCGTGGATTCAGAGTTCTCCGAAGTTCAAGAACAAATTAAACTTCTACACGAAGAACGTACAAAGTTACTTGATGCACTCAAGCAACTAGAG ATGGCTAACCTTGAAGCTGAAGCCTCAGGGATCCATGAAAGTGTCTACCAGTTACCAAATCATAACTATTCCAGCTTAAGAAGTGGAAAATATAGTG AATGCAGTACAAGTGCTTCATCTGATGTGTTTGAGGATATCTCCGAGGAAGATGAGCCTTCCTTCCATGACACTATTGAGTGTTTTAGCGAACCTGATGCTGGTTCCGAGAACATGCATTTCAAGAGACGAACAAGGCTTCCTGATCCAGCAGAGAAAGAGAAAGGTGTTAGTCTCTGGTCTATGATTAAGGACAACGTTGGAAAGGATCTATCGCGAGTTTGTCTTCCTGTTTATTTCAATGAACCAATATCATCTCTCCAAAAGTGTTTCGAAGACTTGGAGTACTCTTACCTCTTGGACCAAGCATATGAATACGGAAAATCC GGGAACAGTCTCCTTAGAGCCTTGTATGTTGCTGCGTTTGCGGTCTCTGGTTATGCTTCCACTGAAGGCCGGCACTGTAAACCTTTCAACCCCTTGCTGGGAGAAACTTATGAAGCCGACTTTCCAGAAAAAGGAATTCGTTTCTTCTCTGAAAAG GTCAGCCACCATCCAACAGTTATCGCCTGCCATTGCGAAGGTAAAGGATGGAAGTTCTGGGGAGACACAAACCTGAGGTCGAAGTTTTGGGGGAGATCGATTCAACTTGAACCCGTTGGAGTCTTGACACTTGAGTTTGATGATGGAGAGACTTTCCAGTGGAGCAAA GTAACAACAACTATATACAATATCCTACTTGGTAAACTGTACTGTGACCACCATGGGACAATGCAAATCCGTGGGAACCGCCAATATTCTTCTACGCTCAAGTTCAAGGAGCAATCGATTCTCGATAGAAACCCCCACCAGGTTAATGGTTTTGTAGAAGATGTAACTGGGAAAAAAGCTGCAACGGTATTTGGTAAATGGAATGATAGCCTTCACTATGTTTCTGGTGATGCCTTTAACAAAGCAAGTGCCTCGTTGCTGTGGAAATCGACAAAGCCACCACCTAATGTGACTAGATACAACTTAACATCATTCGCAATTACTCTAAATGAATTGACACCTGGTTTGGAG GAGAAGCTACCACCGACAGATTCTAGGCTCCGACCAGATCAACGGCACCTGGAGAAGGGTGAATATGAGAAGGCAAATGAGGAGAAACAGAGATTAGAGAGAAGACAAAGAATG TCACGGAAGATTCAGGAAAGCGGGTGGAGGCCGAGATGGTTCGAGCCACAAGGAGAGAGTGAAAGCTACAAATATACAGGCGGTTATTGGGAAGCACGAAATGAGAGGAGATGGGATGATTGCCCTAACATATTTGGAGAGTTCACCGAGGAGATTGCAGATTGTGCTTAA
- the LOC103858632 gene encoding oxysterol-binding protein-related protein 2B isoform X3, producing MHFKRRTRLPDPAEKEKGVSLWSMIKDNVGKDLSRVCLPVYFNEPISSLQKCFEDLEYSYLLDQAYEYGKSGNSLLRALYVAAFAVSGYASTEGRHCKPFNPLLGETYEADFPEKGIRFFSEKVSHHPTVIACHCEGKGWKFWGDTNLRSKFWGRSIQLEPVGVLTLEFDDGETFQWSKVTTTIYNILLGKLYCDHHGTMQIRGNRQYSSTLKFKEQSILDRNPHQVNGFVEDVTGKKAATVFGKWNDSLHYVSGDAFNKASASLLWKSTKPPPNVTRYNLTSFAITLNELTPGLEEKLPPTDSRLRPDQRHLEKGEYEKANEEKQRLERRQRMSRKIQESGWRPRWFEPQGESESYKYTGGYWEARNERRWDDCPNIFGEFTEEIADCA from the exons ATGCATTTCAAGAGACGAACAAGGCTTCCTGATCCAGCAGAGAAAGAGAAAGGTGTTAGTCTCTGGTCTATGATTAAGGACAACGTTGGAAAGGATCTATCGCGAGTTTGTCTTCCTGTTTATTTCAATGAACCAATATCATCTCTCCAAAAGTGTTTCGAAGACTTGGAGTACTCTTACCTCTTGGACCAAGCATATGAATACGGAAAATCC GGGAACAGTCTCCTTAGAGCCTTGTATGTTGCTGCGTTTGCGGTCTCTGGTTATGCTTCCACTGAAGGCCGGCACTGTAAACCTTTCAACCCCTTGCTGGGAGAAACTTATGAAGCCGACTTTCCAGAAAAAGGAATTCGTTTCTTCTCTGAAAAG GTCAGCCACCATCCAACAGTTATCGCCTGCCATTGCGAAGGTAAAGGATGGAAGTTCTGGGGAGACACAAACCTGAGGTCGAAGTTTTGGGGGAGATCGATTCAACTTGAACCCGTTGGAGTCTTGACACTTGAGTTTGATGATGGAGAGACTTTCCAGTGGAGCAAA GTAACAACAACTATATACAATATCCTACTTGGTAAACTGTACTGTGACCACCATGGGACAATGCAAATCCGTGGGAACCGCCAATATTCTTCTACGCTCAAGTTCAAGGAGCAATCGATTCTCGATAGAAACCCCCACCAGGTTAATGGTTTTGTAGAAGATGTAACTGGGAAAAAAGCTGCAACGGTATTTGGTAAATGGAATGATAGCCTTCACTATGTTTCTGGTGATGCCTTTAACAAAGCAAGTGCCTCGTTGCTGTGGAAATCGACAAAGCCACCACCTAATGTGACTAGATACAACTTAACATCATTCGCAATTACTCTAAATGAATTGACACCTGGTTTGGAG GAGAAGCTACCACCGACAGATTCTAGGCTCCGACCAGATCAACGGCACCTGGAGAAGGGTGAATATGAGAAGGCAAATGAGGAGAAACAGAGATTAGAGAGAAGACAAAGAATG TCACGGAAGATTCAGGAAAGCGGGTGGAGGCCGAGATGGTTCGAGCCACAAGGAGAGAGTGAAAGCTACAAATATACAGGCGGTTATTGGGAAGCACGAAATGAGAGGAGATGGGATGATTGCCCTAACATATTTGGAGAGTTCACCGAGGAGATTGCAGATTGTGCTTAA